From Daucus carota subsp. sativus chromosome 6, DH1 v3.0, whole genome shotgun sequence:
GGCAACGGAGCCATTTCAAAAAACCAGAGATAAATTCGTCCTCATTGATGAATTGATCCCCGTTTACATCTAGTTGTTCCATCATTTTCCCCACTATCTCATCTGCATCCCATGGTATCTTACCGAAATTTACTTGcactatcaatttttttaactcCTCTTGTGAAAGACTGTTGTCTTTGTCCAAAtccatattttcaaataatctgTAATTGAAGAGCCAATTTATCAACACCGTTATAGGTGCTCTGACTGAAGATAGAAGATCAATGCAATTATAGGTGCCTCACCTTTTAATAGCATATATATCCGGCTTTCCATTTTCTGTGTAAAGGCTCCCTAGTGCCGAGCTTTGAACATGTCCTACAATTTCCGATACAAGTGCCTTCTTCATTTCATGTTCTTTTTTCCGGTTCTGAATCCATGGATGGAGAATCTGTgttgaagaaaaattaaccCGAAACTAgtaaatattttgttgaaaaattCATAGATAAGTGACAAAAACTGGATACACAGACTCTTCTTTTCTAGCAAAGTACCTGGTAAAGATCTTTCATTGAATTAACTGAGTGATAGCGTTTATCCATGGTActctttgtatcatcaagccaTTTTGAGAATACTTTGACAAACTCATCTATAGTTACATTCTGGTCCCCATTGAGatcaaattctttcatcaccTCTGCAATTTTTTTATCCTTGTCCCAATTAGTATTCTTAAACTGAATTTCGTGCAGAAGCTCCTTCAGTTCATCAAACGATATAAAGTTATTGCGATCCTGGTCTACCTCTGAAAATAGGCTGCAGTATAACATAAACAGATTGTTTTGTTACTAACTTACTATTACAtctattcataaaaaaaagtaGGGTATGCAAGGAGAGACGACCTCCTTATAGCAGATTCATTTGGAGCCCCGTCTTCGTTGATGAGTTTGCCAACCGTGTGTTGCTGGACATGCTTTAGTATATCTACAACTAAACGTTCGTGTTTCACATACTCTAATTGCCTATCCTGGATCCAAGGCTCAAACATCTGCATAATTTAACAGGGAATGTAAATACAttgtaaataaaaaatgttttcTGGAACCAAGGGTATTATTCATTTATCAAGGTTAAACTGTAACTACAAAATTGAGAATGGGTGTTACGAGGGGTACCTGGTAGAAGAAGTATGACAGCAGGAATATGGCAGAAACTATAAGAGCGATGAAAATGATAATATGTTCCCTAGCGTAAGATATTTGAAAAATTTCCGGGATTAAAATGACGAGAAATGGTATCACTGAAAGAACCATAATTCTTGCAGTGTAACTTGTCTCTTCATCGGTTGTTACACAAAATTCTGTAATCAAGTGATATGAGCAAATTAGTTAAACGAAAATTTATGACATCAGAGCAACATAAGTTAAATTTGTTAtaagaaatcaaaattttcaagaagaatgtataaattttaaagaGAAAAGAAAGCGAACCATTTGTTTTGGATATGAGCGTCTTGATTTTAGATTGGCTCGAACTTGAACTATTTGAAGGATCAGAGTTCAAACCGGAAGTACTCTGAGTACTGCCAACTATAATGCAAGTTCCCCAAACTACTGTAAGAAGAAATATAGTTGTCCCGGCCAGCAACCCGAGTCCAGTAGAGGCATAGTCTTGCGCTTTCTCGTTATCACTCAGGAGTCCAGATGCTGCAGACAAAAAGCCAGCATTGTAAATAGGATTCGTGTCAAATAACCAACTcatcaaaaatctaaaaaaggCCAAACACTTGGTTTCCAAAACTAACTTCTTCCAACAAATTTATGAATGGAACTAAAATCGTatctaaaaaaatgaaagatcATTAGCAAAACTAAGTTGAAATGACGGATAGATAGAGGCAGAGTAAGAGAACTTGCCGAGAAGTATCAAAGACTCTGGAAGAGCACAAATGATTTGGAATGCACTAGCACCGAACACACCAGGaccaagaattttaaaaatcctTTCACCCCCTGACGCCACATAGGAGTCTCCATTGAACAGCAGATATTCATAAACCAAAATAAGGAACAAATGGCCTAAAAGACTATCTGCACAAGGCAAGAAACCATACATATGCTCACAATTCTCTGTAGACTCACCAACCATTCCTCTGAAAACTAAATGAGATGAGATGGTATCATTAGCTTGATGAGCCACACCATCCGAAAACAATTCAGAAGAGCCATCGCGTAAAGTCCTGCCTGCGACCTGGATCACAGCTATCGACGACACCAAAATGAACACAAAACAGGCAGTTTTTGCAGTAAGCAATCCCATCTAGTTGTCCTGATCAAGATTATGATGGAAAATTAAGATACATAGGATAATATGAAGAGTAGGTTGCAAGGGTTTTAAATAGTCTGATAATCCACAGTGGTCTCAATTTTGAAGTAGGTCAGGACTCATGATCAAAAGATTAACCTAATATTGAACTACTTGGCAATGGATAGACAATTAGACAAGTCTAAGGATACTTACAAGTTGGAAcaattagtttaatattttgaCCTTAATTAAAGAAACGTGGGACGCCTCTATTATGTAGTATGTCTTTACTCTGGTTCTTGGACACCAATTAACAAGCAACCTAGTTGTCATTAGTTATCTTGTTCATGATTACTTGCTTTCATGTACCTGTGCTTCATTTCTACCTGCTTTCATGTAGTATCTCGTAATCTTTTTGGTTTTATTATACGAGATGTAATCATGAAATGTAATAGCCGCCTCAAGTGGGGCTCTGCATGGTTGCATTATTCTAAGAGAAGATATGAAAGTTCGATTTATATATAACAAGTTATCTAACCAAATTGCAAAGAAGTTTCAACTTAAAAGGAGAAATGGATTAGTTGAAAAGTATATATTACGTGAACTT
This genomic window contains:
- the LOC108225264 gene encoding sodium/calcium exchanger NCL2, translated to MGLLTAKTACFVFILVSSIAVIQVAGRTLRDGSSELFSDGVAHQANDTISSHLVFRGMVGESTENCEHMYGFLPCADSLLGHLFLILVYEYLLFNGDSYVASGGERIFKILGPGVFGASAFQIICALPESLILLASGLLSDNEKAQDYASTGLGLLAGTTIFLLTVVWGTCIIVGSTQSTSGLNSDPSNSSSSSQSKIKTLISKTNEFCVTTDEETSYTARIMVLSVIPFLVILIPEIFQISYAREHIIIFIALIVSAIFLLSYFFYQMFEPWIQDRQLEYVKHERLVVDILKHVQQHTVGKLINEDGAPNESAIRSLFSEVDQDRNNFISFDELKELLHEIQFKNTNWDKDKKIAEVMKEFDLNGDQNVTIDEFVKVFSKWLDDTKSTMDKRYHSVNSMKDLYQILHPWIQNRKKEHEMKKALVSEIVGHVQSSALGSLYTENGKPDIYAIKRLFENMDLDKDNSLSQEELKKLIVQVNFGKIPWDADEIVGKMMEQLDVNGDQFINEDEFISGFLKWLRCLDNGSPMPSPSNYGPGNISPMPSPSNYGPGNIYQKKPAEPALVKKKAAKTSIWEWTKAITLLVVGIVMLALLAEPLIESVHSLSTSANIPPFFVAFVLVPLATNARVAISAIKSASRKKARTTSLTLSEIYGGVFMNNVLGFSVLLAIVYFYNLSWHFSAQLFIVLIVSAVTGFTASFNNSFPVWKSFVAYLLYPLSMLLVYALHN